In a genomic window of Pseudomonas putida:
- the rimO gene encoding 30S ribosomal protein S12 methylthiotransferase RimO, with translation MSTTPAPANPKVGFVSLGCPKALVDSERILTQLRMEGYDVVSTYQDADVVVVNTCGFIDSAKAESLEVIGEAIKENGKVIVTGCMGVEEGNIRDVHPSVLAVTGPQQYEQVVNAVHEVVPPKQDHNPLIDLVPPQGIKLTPRHYAYLKISEGCNHSCSFCIIPSMRGKLVSRPVGDVLDEAQRLVKSGVKELLVISQDTSAYGVDVKYRTGFWNGAPVKTRMTELCEALSTLGVWVRLHYVYPYPHVDELIPLMAAGKILPYLDIPFQHASPKVLKSMKRPAFEDKTLARIKNWREICPDLIIRSTFIVGFPGETEEDFQYLLDWLTEAQLDRVGCFQYSPVDGAPANDLDLEVVPDDVKQDRWERFMAHQQEISSARLQMRIGREIEVLVDEVDEQGAVGRCFFDAPEIDGNVFIDNGSNLKPGDKVWCKVTDADEYDLWAEQI, from the coding sequence ATGTCCACCACTCCTGCGCCGGCCAATCCGAAAGTTGGCTTCGTATCCCTGGGTTGCCCCAAAGCACTGGTCGACTCCGAGCGCATCCTGACCCAACTGCGCATGGAAGGTTATGACGTTGTGTCCACCTACCAGGACGCCGATGTCGTGGTGGTCAACACCTGCGGCTTCATCGACTCGGCCAAGGCTGAGTCCCTGGAAGTGATCGGCGAAGCGATCAAGGAAAACGGCAAGGTCATCGTGACCGGCTGCATGGGCGTGGAAGAAGGCAATATCCGCGACGTACACCCGAGCGTGCTGGCCGTGACCGGTCCACAGCAGTACGAGCAAGTGGTCAACGCCGTGCACGAAGTCGTGCCGCCCAAGCAGGATCACAACCCGCTGATCGACCTGGTGCCGCCGCAGGGGATCAAACTGACCCCGCGCCACTACGCCTATCTGAAGATTTCCGAAGGCTGCAACCACAGCTGCAGCTTCTGCATCATCCCGTCGATGCGCGGCAAACTGGTCAGCCGTCCGGTGGGTGACGTGCTCGACGAGGCCCAGCGCCTGGTCAAATCCGGTGTGAAAGAGCTGCTGGTGATCTCTCAGGACACCAGCGCCTACGGCGTCGACGTGAAGTACCGCACCGGTTTCTGGAACGGCGCGCCGGTGAAAACCCGCATGACCGAACTCTGCGAAGCCCTGAGCACCCTTGGTGTCTGGGTGCGCCTGCACTACGTTTACCCGTACCCGCACGTCGACGAGCTGATCCCGCTGATGGCCGCCGGCAAGATCCTGCCGTACCTGGACATCCCGTTCCAGCACGCCAGCCCGAAAGTGCTGAAGTCGATGAAACGCCCGGCGTTCGAAGACAAGACCCTGGCGCGTATCAAGAACTGGCGCGAAATCTGCCCGGACCTGATCATCCGCTCGACCTTCATCGTCGGCTTCCCCGGCGAAACCGAAGAAGACTTCCAGTACCTGCTGGACTGGCTGACCGAAGCCCAGCTCGACCGCGTTGGCTGCTTCCAGTACTCGCCTGTGGACGGCGCGCCAGCCAACGACCTGGACCTGGAAGTGGTGCCAGATGACGTCAAGCAGGACCGTTGGGAGCGCTTCATGGCGCACCAGCAGGAAATCAGTTCGGCGCGCCTGCAAATGCGCATCGGCCGTGAAATCGAAGTGCTGGTCGATGAAGTCGACGAGCAGGGCGCGGTTGGCCGCTGCTTCTTCGACGCCCCGGAAATCGACGGCAACGTGTTCATCGACAACGGCAGCAACCTCAAGCCAGGCGACAAAGTCTGGTGCAAGGTGACCGACGCCGACGAATACGACCTCTGGGCCGAACAGATCTAG
- a CDS encoding DUF1456 family protein yields MIHNDVLRSVRYMLDISDKKVVEIIKLGGMDVSLADVVSYLDKKEEDEEGFVRCPDDVMAHFLDGLVVFKRGKDESRPPMPIEVPVTNNIILKKLRVAFELKEDDMHAILKAAEFPVSKPELSALFRKFGHTNYRPCGDQLLRNFLKGLTLRVRPQ; encoded by the coding sequence ATGATTCATAACGACGTACTGCGCAGCGTGCGCTACATGCTCGACATCAGCGACAAGAAAGTCGTCGAGATCATCAAGCTCGGCGGCATGGACGTGAGCCTGGCAGATGTTGTGTCCTACCTGGACAAGAAAGAGGAAGACGAGGAAGGCTTCGTACGCTGCCCGGACGACGTCATGGCGCATTTCCTCGACGGTCTGGTGGTCTTCAAGCGCGGCAAGGACGAAAGCCGTCCGCCAATGCCGATTGAAGTGCCAGTGACCAACAACATCATCCTGAAAAAGCTGCGGGTGGCCTTCGAACTCAAGGAAGACGACATGCACGCGATCCTCAAGGCCGCGGAGTTTCCGGTGTCCAAACCCGAGCTGAGCGCGCTGTTCCGCAAGTTCGGCCACACCAACTACCGCCCGTGTGGCGACCAGTTGCTGCGCAACTTCCTCAAGGGTCTGACCTTGCGCGTGCGTCCGCAATAA
- a CDS encoding SDR family oxidoreductase: MHPYFSLQGRVALVTGGTRGIGKMIAKAFVEAGATVYVCARDVEACLQTADELGAYGQCHGVAANLATEEGVLQLVARLGEQISHLDILVNNAGTTWGAPLESYPIKGWEKVMQLNVTSVFNCIQQFLPLLRKAGSPENPARIINIGSVAGISSFGEQAYAYGPSKAALHQLSRILARELVSQHINVNVIAPGRFPSKMTQHIVNDEQAMAQDTALIPMKRWGREEEMAALAISLASTAGAYMTGNIIPLDGGFSL; the protein is encoded by the coding sequence ATGCACCCCTACTTCTCCCTGCAAGGCCGCGTCGCTCTGGTCACCGGCGGTACCCGTGGCATCGGCAAGATGATCGCCAAGGCCTTTGTCGAGGCCGGCGCCACGGTCTATGTCTGCGCCCGTGATGTCGAAGCCTGCCTGCAAACCGCCGACGAACTCGGTGCCTATGGCCAATGCCATGGCGTGGCGGCCAACCTGGCCACTGAAGAAGGCGTACTGCAACTGGTCGCGCGACTGGGTGAACAGATCTCCCATCTCGACATTCTGGTCAATAACGCTGGCACCACCTGGGGCGCGCCTTTGGAGAGCTACCCGATCAAGGGCTGGGAAAAAGTCATGCAGCTCAACGTGACGTCTGTCTTCAACTGCATCCAGCAATTCCTGCCACTGCTGCGCAAGGCCGGTTCACCGGAGAATCCGGCGCGGATCATCAACATCGGTTCAGTGGCAGGGATTTCGTCCTTTGGCGAGCAAGCGTACGCCTACGGGCCGAGCAAAGCGGCCCTGCATCAGTTGTCACGGATTCTGGCGCGGGAGTTGGTGAGCCAGCACATCAACGTCAACGTGATCGCACCGGGACGCTTTCCCAGCAAAATGACCCAGCACATCGTCAATGATGAGCAGGCAATGGCGCAGGATACGGCGCTGATCCCGATGAAACGCTGGGGGCGCGAAGAGGAAATGGCGGCGTTGGCGATCAGCCTGGCGAGCACGGCGGGGGCATACATGACCGGGAATATCATTCCGCTGGATGGTGGGTTCAGTCTCTAG
- a CDS encoding rRNA pseudouridine synthase, with translation MTDPIRLSKRLIELVGCSRREAELFIEGGWVTVDGEVIDEPQFKVGDQKVELDKDAKATAPEPVTILLNVPAGMDAETAMATLRADTLSEEHRFAKRPLKGHFLRLTASTDLQPNASGLLVFTQDWKILRKLTADAAKIEQEYVVEVEGDMVEHGLNRLQHGLTYKGKELPSVKASWQNENRLRFAMKNPQPGVIALFCQAVGLKVVGIRRIRIGGVSIGKVPLGQWRYLSGKEKF, from the coding sequence ATGACTGACCCGATTCGACTTTCCAAACGCCTCATAGAACTCGTCGGCTGTTCCCGTCGGGAAGCCGAACTGTTCATCGAAGGCGGCTGGGTCACCGTGGACGGCGAAGTCATTGACGAGCCGCAGTTCAAGGTCGGCGACCAGAAAGTCGAACTCGACAAGGACGCCAAGGCCACAGCACCGGAGCCGGTCACCATTCTGCTCAACGTGCCCGCGGGCATGGACGCCGAGACCGCCATGGCGACCTTGCGCGCCGACACCCTGAGCGAAGAGCACCGCTTCGCCAAACGCCCGCTCAAGGGCCACTTCCTGCGCCTGACCGCCAGCACCGACCTGCAACCCAATGCCAGCGGTCTGCTGGTGTTCACCCAGGATTGGAAGATCCTGCGCAAGCTCACGGCCGATGCCGCGAAAATCGAGCAGGAATATGTGGTCGAGGTAGAAGGCGACATGGTCGAGCATGGTCTCAACCGCCTGCAGCACGGTTTGACGTACAAGGGCAAGGAACTGCCTTCGGTCAAAGCCAGCTGGCAGAACGAAAACCGCCTGCGCTTCGCCATGAAGAATCCACAACCGGGCGTGATCGCCCTGTTCTGCCAGGCCGTCGGCCTGAAGGTCGTGGGCATCCGTCGTATCCGCATCGGCGGCGTGTCCATCGGAAAAGTGCCATTGGGGCAATGGCGCTACCTGTCCGGCAAAGAGAAGTTCTAA
- the fpr gene encoding ferredoxin-NADP reductase, translating into MSNMNHERVLSVHHWNDTLFSFKCTRDPGLRFENGQFVMIGLQQPNGRPLMRAYSIASPNWEEHLEFFSIKVPDGPLTSQLQHLKEGDEIIISKKPTGTLVLDDLKPGKHLYLLSTGTGLAPFMSVIQDPETYERFEKVILCHGVRYVNEVAYREFITEHLPQNEFFGEALRDKLIYYPTVTREPFENEGRLTDLMRSGKLFSDIGLPPINPQDDRAMLCGSPSMLDETSEVLNSFGLKVSPRMREPGDYLIERAFVEK; encoded by the coding sequence ATGAGCAACATGAACCACGAGCGTGTCCTCAGTGTTCATCACTGGAACGACACTCTGTTCAGCTTCAAGTGCACCCGTGATCCGGGCCTGCGCTTCGAGAACGGTCAGTTCGTGATGATCGGCCTGCAACAACCCAACGGCCGCCCGCTTATGCGCGCTTACTCGATTGCCAGCCCGAACTGGGAAGAGCATCTCGAGTTCTTCAGCATCAAGGTGCCAGACGGCCCGCTGACTTCCCAGTTGCAGCATCTGAAGGAAGGCGACGAGATCATCATCAGCAAGAAGCCTACGGGCACGCTGGTGCTGGATGACTTGAAGCCTGGCAAACACCTGTACCTGCTCAGCACTGGTACCGGCCTGGCGCCATTCATGAGCGTCATCCAGGATCCGGAAACCTACGAGCGTTTCGAAAAAGTGATCCTGTGCCACGGCGTACGTTACGTCAACGAAGTCGCTTACCGCGAGTTCATCACCGAGCACCTGCCGCAGAACGAATTCTTCGGTGAAGCGTTGCGTGACAAGTTGATCTACTACCCGACTGTGACCCGCGAGCCGTTCGAGAACGAAGGTCGCCTGACCGACCTGATGCGCAGCGGTAAGCTGTTCAGCGACATCGGTCTGCCACCGATCAACCCGCAGGACGACCGCGCCATGCTGTGCGGCAGCCCGAGCATGCTTGACGAGACCAGCGAAGTGCTCAACAGCTTCGGCCTGAAAGTTTCGCCACGCATGCGCGAGCCGGGTGATTACCTGATCGAGCGTGCGTTCGTCGAGAAATAA
- the erdR gene encoding response regulator transcription factor ErdR, with protein sequence MSTYEILIADDHPLFRSALHQALTLGLGPDVRLVEVASIAELEARLTEKADWDLVLLDLNMPGAYGFSGLVLLRGQYPQIPVVMVSAQEEASVMVKSREFGASGFIPKSSDLSVIQKAVRSVLDADVYWPAQAFEAVSVSEEAKAASEGLASLTPQQFRVLTMVCEGLLNKQIAYELGVSEATIKAHVTAIFRKLNVRTRTQAALLLQQLESISSH encoded by the coding sequence ATGTCCACATACGAAATCCTGATTGCCGATGACCACCCGCTTTTTCGTTCCGCCCTGCATCAAGCGTTGACCCTGGGACTTGGCCCGGATGTCCGTCTGGTGGAAGTGGCGAGCATTGCCGAACTGGAAGCCCGCCTGACCGAGAAGGCCGACTGGGATCTGGTACTGCTGGACCTGAATATGCCGGGGGCTTACGGTTTTTCCGGGTTGGTTCTGCTTCGTGGCCAATATCCACAAATCCCGGTGGTCATGGTCTCGGCCCAGGAAGAAGCTTCGGTGATGGTCAAGTCCCGTGAGTTTGGCGCCAGCGGCTTCATCCCCAAGTCCAGTGACCTGAGCGTGATCCAGAAAGCGGTGCGCTCCGTGCTGGATGCCGACGTATACTGGCCCGCGCAGGCATTCGAAGCGGTCAGCGTTTCCGAAGAGGCCAAGGCGGCCAGTGAAGGCCTCGCCAGCCTCACACCCCAGCAGTTCCGGGTGCTGACCATGGTCTGCGAGGGTTTGCTGAACAAGCAGATTGCTTACGAGCTAGGTGTTTCCGAAGCGACCATCAAGGCTCACGTGACTGCGATTTTCCGCAAGCTGAACGTACGAACCCGTACCCAGGCTGCATTGCTCCTGCAACAACTTGAGTCAATTTCGAGCCACTAA
- a CDS encoding GNAT family N-acetyltransferase: MRQHSVIQTPKLSDYEELTRVWEASVRATHDFLPDSYIELLKNLVLTRYLDAVMLICTKDSRQRITGFAGVAAGKIEMLFIDPNHRGQGLGKQLLRYAMEHLNADELDVNEQNPQALGFYFKQGFEVIGRSEVDGMGQPYPLLHMRFRQNQQVAGNG; the protein is encoded by the coding sequence ATGCGCCAACATTCGGTCATACAGACACCGAAACTGAGCGACTACGAAGAACTGACACGCGTCTGGGAAGCATCGGTGCGCGCCACTCACGACTTTCTGCCGGACAGCTACATCGAACTGTTGAAGAATCTGGTGCTGACCCGCTACCTCGACGCGGTGATGCTGATCTGCACCAAAGACTCGCGCCAGCGCATCACCGGGTTCGCCGGGGTCGCGGCGGGCAAGATCGAAATGCTGTTCATCGACCCGAATCATCGCGGCCAGGGACTGGGCAAGCAGTTGCTGCGCTACGCCATGGAACACCTGAACGCCGACGAACTGGATGTCAACGAACAGAATCCGCAGGCGCTGGGGTTTTATTTCAAGCAGGGGTTCGAGGTGATCGGTCGTTCGGAGGTCGATGGCATGGGGCAGCCATATCCGTTACTGCACATGCGGTTTCGCCAGAACCAGCAAGTAGCAGGCAATGGCTGA
- a CDS encoding LysR family transcriptional regulator, which translates to MRFTLRQLQVFVAVAQQESVSRAAGLLNLSQSAASTSITELERQSSCQLFDRAGKRLSLNALGKQLLPQAVAMLDQAKEIEDLLNGKSGFGSLAVGATLTIGNYLATLLIGGFMQRHPESQVKLHVQNTANIVQQVAHYEIDLGLIEGDCSHPDIEVQSWVEDELVVFCAPQHPLAQRGIATMNELSHEAWILREQGSGTRLTFDQAMRHHHSALNIRLELEHTEAIKRAVESGLGIGCISRLALRDAFRRGSLVPVETPDLDLARQFYFIWHKQKYQTSAMREFLDLCRAFTAGVQRSDEIVLPAIA; encoded by the coding sequence ATGCGATTTACTCTCCGTCAACTTCAAGTTTTCGTCGCCGTCGCCCAGCAGGAGAGCGTGTCCCGCGCTGCCGGGCTGCTGAATCTCTCGCAATCGGCAGCGAGCACATCGATCACCGAACTGGAGCGTCAGTCCAGCTGCCAGCTGTTCGACCGCGCCGGCAAACGGTTGAGCCTCAACGCCCTCGGCAAGCAGCTGCTGCCGCAAGCGGTGGCGATGCTCGACCAGGCCAAGGAAATCGAAGACCTGCTCAATGGCAAATCCGGATTCGGTTCATTGGCCGTTGGTGCGACGCTGACCATCGGCAACTACCTGGCCACCCTCCTGATCGGTGGTTTCATGCAGCGCCACCCGGAAAGCCAGGTGAAGCTGCATGTACAGAACACTGCCAATATTGTGCAACAGGTCGCTCACTACGAAATTGATCTGGGTCTAATCGAGGGTGATTGCAGCCACCCCGACATCGAAGTGCAGAGCTGGGTCGAAGACGAGCTGGTGGTGTTTTGCGCCCCTCAACATCCGCTGGCGCAACGCGGCATCGCGACCATGAATGAATTGAGCCATGAAGCCTGGATTCTGCGCGAGCAAGGCTCCGGCACGCGGCTGACATTCGATCAGGCCATGCGTCACCACCACAGTGCGCTGAACATTCGCCTGGAGCTGGAACACACTGAAGCGATCAAGCGTGCGGTGGAGTCCGGGTTGGGGATTGGCTGCATTTCACGACTGGCACTGCGCGATGCATTCCGTCGTGGCAGCCTGGTACCGGTAGAGACACCGGACCTGGACTTGGCGCGGCAGTTTTATTTCATCTGGCACAAGCAGAAGTACCAGACCTCGGCAATGCGCGAGTTTCTCGATCTGTGCCGCGCTTTTACCGCCGGGGTTCAGCGCAGCGACGAGATCGTTTTGCCGGCAATCGCTTAA
- a CDS encoding diacylglycerol kinase has protein sequence MSPFKGQTGLKRILNASGYSFDGLRAAFTGEAAFRQLVLLNVILIPLSFFLNVSRVEQALLIAVCLLALIVELLNSAVEAAIDRISLERHPLSKNAKDMGSAAQLVALTMIALVWALILL, from the coding sequence ATGTCCCCTTTCAAAGGCCAGACCGGCCTTAAACGCATCCTCAATGCCTCTGGCTATTCCTTTGATGGCCTGCGCGCCGCCTTTACCGGCGAAGCGGCTTTTCGGCAACTGGTGTTGCTCAACGTCATCCTGATCCCCTTGTCGTTCTTCCTGAACGTCAGCCGCGTCGAGCAGGCGTTGCTGATTGCCGTCTGCCTGTTGGCCTTGATTGTCGAGTTGCTCAACTCTGCAGTGGAAGCGGCGATCGATCGCATTTCCCTTGAGCGGCACCCGCTCTCGAAAAACGCCAAGGACATGGGCAGCGCCGCGCAATTGGTGGCACTGACCATGATCGCGCTGGTCTGGGCGCTGATTCTGCTTTAA
- the tsaA gene encoding tRNA (N6-threonylcarbamoyladenosine(37)-N6)-methyltransferase TrmO: MTYNVSPIGFVHSCFKEKFAIPRQPQLAPAARGVLELVAPFDQGDAVQGLEQVSHVWLLFLFHQALEEKPRLKVRPPRLGGNKSMGVFATRATHRPNGIGQSVVKLDKVEANRLWISGIDLLDGTPILDIKPYVPYADIIDSASNSIASAAPQLIPVQWADSALQQAHGHAQRLAEPLVELIEQCLAQDPRPAYQTPAPEREYGAQFWDLDVRWHYPTADSIRVLEVIPAKV; encoded by the coding sequence ATGACCTACAACGTCTCCCCCATCGGCTTCGTGCACTCATGCTTCAAGGAGAAGTTCGCCATCCCGCGCCAGCCACAGCTGGCCCCGGCCGCGCGTGGTGTGTTGGAACTGGTGGCACCTTTCGATCAGGGTGATGCGGTGCAGGGGCTGGAGCAGGTCAGTCACGTCTGGCTGCTGTTCCTGTTTCACCAGGCCCTGGAAGAAAAGCCCCGCCTGAAGGTCCGCCCTCCCCGCCTGGGCGGCAACAAGTCCATGGGTGTGTTTGCCACTCGCGCGACGCATCGGCCCAATGGCATCGGCCAATCCGTGGTCAAACTGGACAAGGTCGAAGCCAATCGCCTGTGGATATCCGGCATCGACCTGCTGGATGGCACACCGATTCTCGACATCAAGCCCTACGTGCCTTACGCCGACATCATCGACAGCGCCTCCAACAGCATCGCCAGTGCCGCGCCGCAGCTGATTCCCGTGCAGTGGGCCGACAGCGCCCTGCAACAGGCTCACGGGCACGCTCAGCGCCTTGCAGAGCCGCTGGTTGAGTTGATTGAGCAGTGTCTGGCGCAGGATCCTCGCCCGGCGTACCAGACGCCCGCCCCGGAACGGGAATATGGGGCGCAGTTCTGGGATCTGGATGTGCGCTGGCACTATCCGACAGCGGATTCGATCCGGGTCCTGGAAGTCATTCCCGCAAAGGTCTAG